One Cicer arietinum cultivar CDC Frontier isolate Library 1 chromosome 8, Cicar.CDCFrontier_v2.0, whole genome shotgun sequence DNA segment encodes these proteins:
- the LOC113784548 gene encoding pentatricopeptide repeat-containing protein At1g69290-like gives MKSANTAPPAFSLLTSLFRNRFFIHNCRVASDEKFDFMIPDVSACNAALEACCFHLQSVTDADGVVGIMSNLRVKPDEFSFGFLAYLYALKGLQDKKDELKVLIGEFGYSNNKCFYSNLISGHVKSDNLSSAELTILNSLNDKDGEYWNFDRDTFCVLVKEYLQKGNVKGLANLIIEAQKLETSNIKVNESIGFGIVSACVSIGLSDKAHSILDEMNALGGSVGLGVYVPILKAYCKENRTAEATLLVM, from the coding sequence ATGAAATCTGCCAACACTGCTCCCCCTGCTTTTTCACTTCTCACCTCTCTCTTCCGTAACAGATTTTTCATCCATAATTGCAGGGTTGCTTCCGATGAGAAGTTTGATTTCATGATACCTGATGTTTCTGCTTGTAATGCTGCCCTTGAAGCTTGCTGTTTTCACCTCCAATCCGTTACCGATGCTGACGGAGTTGTTGGAATTATGTCCAATCTTCGTGTTAAACCTGATGAGTTTAGTTTTGGATTTTTAGCTTATTTATACGCACTTAAAGGATTACAAGATAAGAAAGATGAGTTAAAAGTTTTGATCGGTGAATTTGGTTATTCAAACAATAAATGCTTTTATTCTAATTTGATTAGTGGCCATGTTAAGTCTGATAATTTATCTTCTGCCGAGTTAACTATTCTCAATAGTTTGAATGATAAAGATGGGGAATATTGGAATTTTGATAGAGACACTTTTTGTGTTCTAGTTAAGGAATATCTTCAGAAGGGGAACGTTAAGGGTTTAGCTAatttgattattgaagctcagaAGTTAGAGACTTCAAATATCAAAGTTAACGAGTCTATAGGTTTTGGTATTGTTAGTGCATGTGTTAGTATTGGACTATCGGATAAAGCACATAGTATTCTTGATGAAATGAATGCTTTGGGAGGCTCTGTGGGTCTTGGCGTCTATGTACCGATTTTGAAGGCTTACTGTAAAGAAAATCGAACTGCTGAAGCTACTCTATTGGTGATGTAG